TTTCTTCATGTAATTTCAGCAATAAAATCAATATAATGGTCTCAACGGACGAAATAGTCATTTTTTATgaattcacacacacacacacactaccGAGTTAATTGTGGGTGGCTAATATTTTTGAATGCATCAATCATCTTTTATCATCTTTTCGACATTTACAAAGAGAACCAGGACacgatattttttttagatgtttGATCGCTTTTAGAAAAAAACCttaaactaattaataattaaaagccTTTAATTCTTAATTTTACCTTGTTAATATATCGTTCAAAATGTCAACAACATTTTCTGACCGCATTGACTAGCTCAACCGCTTAAGACGCTGTGGAACGTTAATTACCGCGCCACCATCAGGCACTTTCTGAAGGTAGATAAACTTAAACATGATATCAGAGCGTTTGGTTAAAGCATTTACATTGGCAATAACTACCTACACCGggcaattttttttggtttcttataTGTGGTCTCTCTGCCTTTAGAAGGACCCAACATATCTCCCAGATTTTGGCAAAGCAACAAACACAATTAACTCAAAAGTTTATATACTGTTTAAATACAGTTTTTAACCACTCGAGTAAGATTATGGCGAAGTTGTTTTTCACTCTCTTCTTGGTTCTTCCTCTAGCTTCAGCTTTTGCTTGTGGCGCAAGAAACATCCCAGGAGGACTCTCTGACCAGAAGAATTACCTCGGATTCGGTGGTGGGTATTCCGGTATCGGAGACAATGGTTTACCTTTCGGTGGCCTCGTTGGAGGTGTCACTGGTCCCAGTGGTACTCTTGGCTTTGGTGGACTTGGTGGTGTTGGTGGAGGACTAGGCGGTGGCTTAGGAAACGGTATAGGCGGTGGAGTTGGTGGGGGAAGTACGGGAGGAGTTCATTTCCCTTGAGTTGCTTAAGATGATTTCAGAGCAATAATAGTATAAGCTCTCTGTATATAAATGTGTTTATAACGCACCTCGAGTTAATATATTGAAGTTCGATTTaacacaaagaaaaagaaaagaagttaATAGACAAATGAAATGAGTGAAACCAAAAAGATAATAACTGAGGTGttaaaaaagatgaaaaattagttttaatttaatgaAATGGGGTTTTCGTTTCATATGACATTTAATAGATGTAACAAGTACTTATTCAGGggaataagaaaataatatacgTAATCATCCAGAAATTACGTACGGTGTGTATGACTGGAAAAAATCGGAGTGAAAAagggaaaaataaataagtgaaaATGGGAGGAAAAGTAAAAGTGGAAGACAGAGTAAAGTAGAGTAAATGTATTAACTCTTAGTATTCAAATGGTAAAAGCAGTACATGCGGATCATGCAGGTCAAGTGAAACAAATACAGATCAAGCACGAAAAATGCAGATCAAATAGATCATTCGAGAAAAATGCATATCAAACAGATCAAATAGTTTATTACAGTTTTGAAtggtaaaaacatttaaaaaaaacatattatatatttaaataagaaaaaaaaaaattttaatttaccacaagttgtattgttgcatttaagtaaaataaatgaaaatagtatatatttatagatgaataatttattttacaattttgtattgttacatatatatataattttatcagtacataaatattatatatatatatattatttatttgaagGGGCTCCAGCTTGAATTTTGTTCTGGGTTCGAATAGTATTGGTCATCTAGCCGGGTTTTAAATGGATTTAATCATTTACACTTACCCGACTATAAAATTTCGTAGAAttagtttttgggtttaaaaaGCTTTTGGAATCCTCacatttatcaaaaatatattattttatttcttgttattgaagtatataaaatataaataaaagtcaaaatacaGTAATTTGATACCTaaacactaaaaatatttaaattgaaaacataattatagATAGTAAACTGGATTTAATACTTGTGGTATCTTAAAATGTTACGCTAGTTTTAAcaaatatacattatttattgttatgttaaaatacctaaaataaaaaataaaaggcaGGAGGTTCGCTTGAAACACATCAAATGTGTGGTGTTAGTACTGTAGAGTGTAGATCATTATTATTGCTTGTAAAATTGAATTGCTAGCAGGTcatgtatattttattatttttataaatgaattgTTTCTTTGTTGCTAACATACGTTGAATGGCAATAAAAATGCAGGTCTCCCACCCCAGTGTACGTCATGTCCCTCTCCTGCCATTCCATTCAGACTCTTAGTTAAGTTAGTAAAACTATAGAAAGTATTACATTGTAAGTCACTTTATCAAACTTAAATAACACTATGAGTCACTTTTGACTACTAACACACTTTCTCTTTGATTTTTACACATATATGCACAACTGTcaacatattaaatttctatACTACCCTTCTTTCGATTGCACATCGTAACTATAACCTAACTAAGTTTCTTCTCATATTCCTTTAGTTTCCAGATTTTACTCTTTTATATAACTGAAGAGAAAAACCAGAAGTTTCGACGGAGTGAAGCGGAGAGCCATTACCGCAGCTGGTAGTGGTGTAAAATCATCTTGTGATTCATCTGTTCATGCATCTTCTACAGCTTCTGTATATTCCAAATCCTCCACACAACACGAATCGTTGGATTTCATCTTCCCACGTGGCTAGATCTGAATGGATTTCTTGCTGACTTTTTACTTCTGCTGCAGTGGATCACTTAGTTTGACTTTGATTCAAGCCGGAGAAAATCGAAAGCTTCAGAGTGTGAAGTTGATTTGTTGTCAAAATTAATATAACTTGACGGCCATGAACTCAGTCCTCTGCTTGTATCTTCTCTCCTCAAAGATTCTCAGAAGAAAGCTTTGTCTCCCCTAAGAAACCAAGTCAATGGTCGAGGATTGGGATCTCCGCGCCGTCGTCAGAGGCTGCTCTGCCGTCAGCTCATCAGCAACCACCACAACCACCGTCTTCTCCACCAAAATTTCATCTCGCACGAACCATGTATTCACCTTCGAACCAAGAAATAATACCGTCCTCTTCGGTGAGATTCGAGATCTGTACACGCCGTTCACACAACATGTACTTATGGATTTTGTTAATCAATGTCCATGTGGATAGTGAAAAAACATGTACATATGAATGCTATTTAGCCTTTACAAATGTTGAAACATCGAAATATGTGTGATAGCGCTAGAATGTTGTACAACTGAGAATTTTTTAAAGAGATTTGTGCATGTCATTCGGTTATTCAGTTATGATATTTAGAACAATATACATAGGGGCGTACACGTGGACATCGTTAGAACAATGTACACGGGGATAGCAGCAAAACAATGTACACATGGACATACAACTCTTCTTTTAAAACAGGCACCAACACATGCTCTTACAAATAGTCTCTTAAAAGATGTATGAACACGACGACAATGATATTTTTCCTTATCGCTTAACACTTAACAAAGGTGTACTCCGTCTAGACATGTCTACATGTACACCGTCTAGACATGTCCACATGTACACTGC
The window above is part of the Brassica napus cultivar Da-Ae chromosome C8, Da-Ae, whole genome shotgun sequence genome. Proteins encoded here:
- the LOC106414771 gene encoding acanthoscurrin-1 — encoded protein: MAKLFFTLFLVLPLASAFACGARNIPGGLSDQKNYLGFGGGYSGIGDNGLPFGGLVGGVTGPSGTLGFGGLGGVGGGLGGGLGNGIGGGVGGGSTGGVHFP